A genomic window from Bacillus cereus G9842 includes:
- a CDS encoding S8 family peptidase, producing the protein MFKVADYVVRQVISPEIGKDLIDWGLKAIGTEVAWKKTKGEGIKVAILDTGIDEDHPDLIDNVKKYIDFTNSPSQYKDMQGHGTHVAGIVAAMDNGIGMVGVAPKSELYCAKVLGDNGKGGFEAMVRGIKWAMDCKVDVISMSLGTASRPPEVLYQTIKQAISQGIVFVAATGNENSQVCYPAAYDEVIAVSAVDEKMQHSQFSNQGIENEICAPGVNILSTYKEGYYARLSGTSMATPIISGAIALIIARYKQLHNGVNPSVSVVRELLQHMVKDLGVQGRDELYGAGIINLALLP; encoded by the coding sequence ATGTTTAAAGTAGCAGATTATGTAGTAAGGCAAGTTATATCTCCAGAAATAGGAAAAGATCTTATTGATTGGGGGCTTAAAGCTATTGGTACTGAGGTAGCTTGGAAAAAAACAAAAGGAGAAGGTATTAAAGTTGCTATTCTTGATACAGGAATTGATGAAGATCATCCTGACTTAATAGATAATGTAAAAAAATATATAGACTTTACCAATTCACCTAGTCAATATAAAGATATGCAGGGGCATGGAACTCATGTAGCAGGGATTGTAGCTGCAATGGATAATGGTATTGGCATGGTTGGTGTCGCACCTAAATCAGAATTATATTGTGCTAAGGTACTAGGCGATAACGGCAAGGGCGGGTTTGAAGCAATGGTTCGTGGGATTAAATGGGCCATGGATTGCAAAGTAGATGTTATTTCTATGAGTCTGGGGACCGCTAGTCGTCCCCCAGAAGTGCTATATCAAACTATCAAGCAAGCTATTTCTCAAGGTATTGTATTTGTAGCAGCTACAGGTAATGAAAATAGTCAAGTTTGTTATCCGGCAGCATACGATGAAGTAATTGCTGTATCCGCTGTAGATGAAAAAATGCAACATTCTCAATTTTCAAATCAGGGTATAGAAAATGAAATTTGTGCTCCAGGTGTAAATATTTTATCTACTTATAAAGAGGGATATTACGCACGTTTATCTGGAACATCAATGGCTACTCCGATTATCTCTGGGGCAATTGCATTGATTATCGCTCGCTATAAACAACTGCATAATGGAGTAAATCCATCCGTATCAGTAGTACGGGAACTATTGCAACATATGGTTAAAGACCTTGGTGTACAAGGGCGGGATGAGCTATATGGTGCAGGAATTATTAATTTAGCTCTACTTCCATAA